A genome region from Myxococcales bacterium includes the following:
- the msrP gene encoding protein-methionine-sulfoxide reductase catalytic subunit MsrP — MSDPSPSEITPPAVYWNRRAFLRGGAIAAGALASAALYRRWNGVELRQVDTAAIDGVRAAPAATDPRGFRVDEALTPLASVANYNNFYEFTTDKDGVAAAAAGFDTRGWTVEVDGLVGKPRRFDLDDLRRLAPPEERVYRMRCVEAWSMVIPWVGYPLARLLAAVEPLGDVRYVAFETLHDPARMPGQRTDVLDWPYREGLRLDEAMHPLAILATGLYGRDLPPQDGAPVRLVVPWKYGFKGVKSIVKVTLTAGEPPTSWSRVAPDEYGFYANVNPAVPHPRWSQATEQRIGESGRRKTLPFNGYADQVASLYAGMDLRAQF; from the coding sequence ATGAGCGACCCGAGCCCGTCCGAGATCACCCCGCCGGCCGTCTACTGGAACCGACGCGCGTTCCTGCGCGGCGGCGCGATCGCCGCCGGCGCCCTGGCCAGCGCGGCGCTGTATCGCCGCTGGAACGGCGTCGAGCTGCGCCAGGTCGACACCGCCGCGATCGACGGCGTGCGCGCCGCGCCGGCGGCGACCGACCCGCGTGGGTTCCGCGTCGACGAGGCCCTGACGCCGCTGGCGAGCGTCGCCAACTACAACAACTTCTACGAGTTCACGACCGACAAGGACGGCGTCGCCGCCGCCGCCGCCGGCTTCGACACCCGCGGCTGGACGGTCGAGGTCGACGGCCTCGTCGGCAAGCCGCGCCGCTTCGACCTCGACGACCTGCGCCGGCTGGCCCCGCCCGAGGAGCGCGTCTACCGGATGCGCTGCGTCGAGGCCTGGTCGATGGTGATCCCGTGGGTCGGGTACCCGCTGGCCCGGCTGCTGGCCGCGGTCGAGCCGCTCGGCGACGTCCGCTACGTCGCGTTCGAGACCCTCCACGATCCGGCCCGCATGCCCGGGCAGCGGACCGACGTGCTCGACTGGCCGTACCGCGAGGGCCTGCGCCTCGACGAGGCGATGCACCCGCTGGCGATCCTGGCGACCGGCCTGTACGGCCGCGACCTGCCGCCTCAGGACGGCGCGCCGGTGCGCCTGGTGGTGCCGTGGAAGTACGGCTTCAAGGGCGTGAAGTCGATCGTCAAGGTCACGCTCACCGCGGGCGAGCCGCCGACCAGCTGGAGCCGCGTCGCCCCCGACGAGTACGGCTTCTACGCCAACGTCAACCCGGCGGTGCCGCACCCGCGCTGGAGCCAGGCCACCGAGCAGCGCATCGGCGAGTCAGGCCGGCGCAAGACCCTGCCCTTCAACGGCTACGCCGACCAGGTCGCGAGCCTCTATGCCGGGATGGATCTCCGTGCCCAGTTCTGA